The Anabaena sp. WA102 genome contains a region encoding:
- a CDS encoding response regulator transcription factor, with product MSAQLLLVDDEPGLREAVKEYLQESGFRVQTASNACEGWNWMQENTADLVISDIMMPQVDGYQFLKQMRDDPRFQALPVVFLTAKGMTGDRIQGYHAGVDAYLPKPFDPDELVAIVENLLARRSAQSPTTGEDGDTPNLADLANQIAQIRILLTHRSAISQTPAPFKIDLTPREQSVLNLVAEGLMNKEIARRLETSVRNVEKYVSRLFSKTGTNSRTELVRFALEHGLAK from the coding sequence ATGTCAGCACAATTGTTACTGGTAGATGACGAACCGGGATTACGGGAAGCCGTCAAAGAATATTTACAAGAAAGCGGTTTTAGGGTTCAAACTGCCAGTAATGCCTGTGAAGGTTGGAACTGGATGCAAGAGAACACCGCTGATTTGGTCATTTCTGATATTATGATGCCCCAGGTGGATGGCTATCAGTTCCTCAAGCAAATGCGAGATGACCCCCGTTTCCAAGCCTTACCAGTGGTATTTTTAACGGCTAAGGGGATGACAGGCGATCGCATTCAAGGCTATCATGCAGGTGTTGATGCGTATTTACCTAAACCATTCGATCCTGATGAATTAGTTGCCATAGTTGAAAACTTACTAGCGCGTCGCAGCGCCCAATCTCCCACTACCGGAGAAGACGGCGACACCCCAAATCTTGCCGATTTGGCTAATCAAATCGCTCAAATTAGAATACTATTAACTCATCGGAGTGCCATATCCCAAACGCCAGCCCCGTTTAAAATAGATTTGACTCCTAGAGAGCAAAGTGTTTTAAATTTGGTAGCGGAAGGATTAATGAATAAAGAAATTGCCCGTCGCCTAGAAACAAGCGTCCGCAATGTCGAAAAATATGTCAGCCGTTTATTTAGTAAAACTGGTACTAATAGCCGCACGGAGTTAGTTCGTTTTGCGCTAGAACATGGTCTAGCTAAGTGA
- a CDS encoding Npun_R1517 family heterocyst differentiation transcriptional regulator has translation MNSKALPRQINNPEVGVYDCEIHLKFRLIEEKSLLSDREQLLQVLLEALTEGSDDFLETLQASVKAQEISEFKASPQMRRQLMRLRNFADTVQ, from the coding sequence ATGAACTCCAAAGCATTACCACGTCAAATAAATAATCCCGAAGTAGGTGTTTATGACTGTGAAATTCACCTCAAATTCCGTCTGATTGAGGAAAAGAGTTTGTTAAGTGATCGTGAGCAACTGTTACAAGTATTACTAGAAGCTTTAACAGAAGGATCTGACGATTTTTTAGAAACCTTACAAGCATCAGTTAAAGCTCAGGAGATTTCAGAGTTTAAAGCCTCTCCACAAATGCGCCGTCAACTGATGCGGTTACGCAATTTCGCTGATACCGTACAATAG
- a CDS encoding RNA-guided endonuclease InsQ/TnpB family protein, translating to MIALTMKARYQFRFYPTDQQQKLLAQLFGCVRVVWNDALAICKQAEKLPSNNDLQKLVITQAKKTIERQWLSDVSNIPLQQSVADLGVAYKNFFDSLKGKRKGKKLGRPKFKKKTNQQSARFRIGGFSIKGDEVYLAKIGNVSPIWSRDLPSAPSSVTVIKDCANRYFLSFVVEVEPVNIDAKNQSIGIDLGIKTFAVMSNGEKAQSPDYSKLDRKIRKLQKKLARQPKDSQRRNKTRIQIAKLHNEIADTRKDFLHKLSSKIVGENEVIVLEDLNVSGMVKNRKLARAISLQGWREFRTLCEAKSQKFGRTFHVINRWEPTSQICSECGYKWGKLDLKIRSVKCLNCGTEHDRDENAAKNINKACTEPSRSVGIGHCHDSKRAQRQSKTSNG from the coding sequence ATGATAGCATTAACCATGAAAGCCAGATATCAATTCCGTTTCTACCCTACAGACCAACAGCAAAAGCTTTTAGCTCAATTGTTTGGTTGTGTTCGCGTGGTTTGGAATGATGCACTGGCTATTTGTAAACAAGCAGAAAAACTACCAAGTAACAACGACTTGCAAAAGTTGGTTATTACTCAAGCAAAAAAAACTATTGAGCGGCAATGGTTGTCTGATGTTTCTAATATTCCTTTGCAACAATCGGTTGCAGATTTGGGAGTTGCCTATAAAAACTTTTTTGATTCGCTAAAAGGGAAACGCAAAGGTAAAAAATTAGGTCGTCCTAAGTTCAAAAAGAAGACTAATCAGCAGTCAGCACGATTTAGAATCGGTGGGTTTTCAATCAAAGGGGATGAGGTTTATCTAGCCAAAATTGGTAACGTTAGCCCGATTTGGTCAAGAGATTTACCCTCCGCTCCTAGCTCTGTAACAGTAATAAAGGATTGTGCTAACCGTTATTTTCTCAGTTTTGTAGTAGAAGTTGAACCCGTTAATATTGATGCTAAAAACCAAAGTATCGGTATTGATTTGGGGATAAAAACTTTTGCTGTCATGAGCAATGGAGAAAAAGCCCAAAGCCCCGATTACTCAAAATTAGACAGGAAGATTCGCAAACTTCAGAAGAAATTAGCACGGCAACCAAAAGACTCACAACGAAGAAATAAGACCCGAATTCAAATTGCAAAACTACATAACGAAATAGCTGATACCAGAAAAGACTTTTTGCACAAATTATCCTCCAAAATAGTTGGCGAAAATGAAGTTATCGTTTTAGAAGATTTGAATGTATCGGGCATGGTTAAAAATCGCAAACTTGCTAGGGCGATTAGTCTTCAGGGATGGAGAGAGTTTCGGACGTTATGTGAAGCTAAATCACAGAAGTTTGGCAGGACATTTCACGTCATTAATAGATGGGAACCGACCAGCCAAATTTGCTCTGAATGTGGCTACAAATGGGGGAAACTTGATCTAAAAATTCGGTCGGTTAAGTGCCTGAATTGTGGGACTGAACACGACCGAGACGAGAACGCCGCAAAAAATATAAATAAAGCTTGCACTGAGCCAAGCCGAAGTGTCGGGATAGGGCATTGCCACGACTCTAAACGGGCGCAGAGACAGAGTAAGACTAGCAACGGTTAG
- a CDS encoding NAD(P)H-quinone oxidoreductase subunit M has translation MDNLILLKSTTRHVRIFAAEMDKDELIPSNQVLTLDIDPDNEFNWNEDALQKVYRQFDQLVEASSGEDLTDYNLRRIGSDLEHYLRSLLQKGEISYNLSSRVTNYSMGLPQVVTSSNQ, from the coding sequence ATGGATAACCTGATACTGCTCAAGTCCACAACCCGTCATGTTCGCATTTTTGCGGCAGAAATGGACAAAGATGAACTGATTCCGAGTAATCAAGTGTTGACACTAGATATTGATCCAGACAACGAGTTCAACTGGAACGAAGATGCTTTGCAAAAAGTTTATCGCCAGTTTGATCAACTGGTAGAAGCATCTAGTGGCGAGGATCTGACAGATTATAACTTACGCCGGATTGGTTCAGATTTGGAGCATTATCTGCGATCGCTCCTCCAAAAAGGTGAAATTAGCTATAATCTCTCCAGTCGGGTTACTAACTACAGTATGGGACTACCCCAAGTAGTAACCAGTAGCAATCAATAA
- a CDS encoding PP2C family protein-serine/threonine phosphatase, producing MENDAVTLCCPNEYCQSANPLTHKFCQQCSTPLPKRYLWAVGSDFSHCHPGSILSDAGARYLVINKSILLDIKPGLLPEIPELDNLEKIRPYLKLITHRLHIPQVYGVLNLSNGQTKTEILLLEKPPLIVNASITQVSLCQSLDDSWSQASSMRQIHWLWQLANLWQPLVIEGVASSLLDNSVLRVEGVLIRLLELRFDDKNSPTLCQLGEFWQQLIPTTKPNIAPFVQQVCDWLIKGEINSSSQLIKILDQGLSQLAKSQTATIKIYTKTDPGPSRPRNEDACYPAGDTLITKSPQENTLAIVCDGIGGHEGGNVASNLAIETIYKQVKELTSVPTDNIDPSLLLLDLERTVAKANDKISQRNDNEHRQGRQRMGTTIVMALPIAHEIYIAHVGDSRAYWITHHGCHQVTLDDDVASREVRLGYALYREALEHRGSGSLVQALGMSKSTSLHPTSQRFIVDEDAVFLLTSDGLSDFDRVEESWETEILPLLSGKTSIEDVAQRLIEIANTKNGHDNATIALVHYHVEYSEPETIITADISHLLPDTELYSAGDDTANGQSFINNPKTQVISERKTAKLSQLPLQLFILLGLTLSSGLLGYWFKLQIKSPTTIISSPSPFSSQQPTLTAQRTLQNLSPNWVIQANSPITLNKQTFPAKSFFQVIDKKPNPNDGNNPDVSLRVCQKSNPAPETLKRVQLNFSELQALAKDISILQSDQSSICE from the coding sequence ATGGAAAATGATGCGGTAACGCTCTGCTGCCCAAATGAATATTGTCAATCGGCTAATCCCCTCACCCACAAATTTTGCCAGCAGTGTTCCACTCCCTTGCCGAAGCGTTATCTCTGGGCTGTGGGCAGTGATTTTAGCCACTGTCATCCTGGCTCTATTTTAAGCGATGCGGGCGCTCGCTATTTAGTCATTAATAAATCCATACTTTTAGATATCAAACCTGGTTTATTGCCCGAAATACCTGAATTAGATAATTTAGAAAAAATTAGACCCTACCTCAAACTAATTACCCATCGTCTCCACATCCCACAAGTTTATGGAGTCCTCAATTTAAGTAATGGGCAGACCAAAACAGAAATACTACTATTAGAAAAACCACCATTAATAGTTAATGCAAGCATTACTCAAGTCAGTCTATGTCAAAGCTTAGACGATTCTTGGAGTCAAGCCTCATCAATGCGTCAAATTCATTGGCTGTGGCAATTAGCTAATCTGTGGCAGCCCCTAGTCATTGAAGGCGTAGCATCTAGCCTCTTAGATAATTCTGTATTAAGAGTAGAAGGGGTACTAATTCGCTTATTAGAATTACGGTTCGATGACAAAAACTCGCCGACATTATGCCAATTAGGAGAATTTTGGCAGCAACTGATCCCAACTACTAAACCAAATATTGCTCCATTTGTGCAGCAAGTATGTGATTGGTTAATTAAAGGAGAAATTAACTCATCGAGTCAATTAATTAAAATTTTAGATCAGGGATTGAGCCAATTAGCAAAATCTCAAACAGCTACAATTAAAATCTACACTAAAACAGACCCAGGACCGAGCCGCCCCCGTAACGAAGATGCTTGTTACCCCGCTGGGGACACTTTAATCACTAAATCACCGCAGGAGAACACCCTAGCTATTGTTTGTGATGGTATTGGTGGACATGAAGGCGGTAACGTGGCTTCCAACCTCGCAATTGAAACTATTTATAAACAAGTCAAAGAACTGACTTCAGTTCCCACCGACAACATAGATCCATCCTTACTACTTTTGGACCTAGAACGGACAGTAGCCAAAGCTAATGACAAAATCAGCCAGCGTAACGATAACGAACATCGTCAAGGGCGACAACGCATGGGAACAACTATTGTCATGGCTTTACCTATTGCCCATGAAATATATATTGCCCATGTCGGTGATAGTCGTGCCTATTGGATTACTCATCATGGTTGTCATCAAGTTACCTTAGATGATGATGTCGCGTCCCGCGAGGTCCGTTTAGGCTATGCTCTTTACAGGGAAGCTTTAGAACACAGGGGTTCTGGTTCATTGGTTCAGGCATTGGGAATGAGTAAAAGTACCTCGCTACACCCCACATCTCAACGCTTTATTGTTGATGAAGATGCTGTTTTCTTACTCACTTCCGATGGTCTGAGTGATTTTGATAGAGTGGAAGAATCTTGGGAAACTGAAATCTTACCTCTTCTCTCTGGAAAAACAAGTATAGAAGATGTTGCCCAAAGATTAATAGAAATTGCTAATACTAAAAATGGACATGATAATGCCACTATTGCCTTAGTACATTATCATGTTGAATACTCTGAACCAGAGACGATAATTACAGCGGATATTTCTCATCTTTTACCTGACACAGAATTATACTCAGCCGGTGATGATACAGCCAATGGGCAGAGTTTTATTAATAATCCGAAAACTCAAGTTATTTCTGAACGCAAGACTGCTAAACTTTCCCAATTACCATTACAGTTGTTTATTCTCTTAGGGTTAACGTTATCATCTGGTTTGCTGGGATATTGGTTTAAACTCCAAATTAAGTCACCAACAACAATAATTTCTTCTCCGTCTCCATTTTCTAGTCAACAACCAACTTTGACGGCACAAAGAACTTTACAAAATCTCTCTCCTAATTGGGTGATTCAAGCTAATAGTCCCATAACCTTAAATAAGCAAACTTTCCCTGCTAAAAGTTTTTTCCAAGTTATAGATAAAAAACCTAATCCTAATGATGGAAATAATCCAGATGTAAGTTTGCGTGTTTGTCAAAAATCTAATCCTGCACCAGAAACGCTTAAAAGAGTCCAACTTAACTTTTCCGAACTGCAAGCTTTAGCTAAAGACATCTCTATTTTACAATCAGATCAATCTAGTATTTGTGAATAG
- a CDS encoding CHAT domain-containing protein has product MLSASIAIARLVNTSTDHFAIWVVKAPYPSGYVLRDCVFSPELNQVWQEWQQMFAGHSPLDIPSYSISSSVNTLPLAVISPAEGQRTSPYSSRLMQSLGINLWGWIFDGAILNSWERSRGMAMGQKTQLRFRLEIRDPDLIALPWEIMQREVGQSAISLSQDVLFSRTISAVEPLPELRTDRAVNILLVLGHNYKLQLDQEASLLKKTLLEGHPGGKTAAGYAPCTVKTLIQPTKAELIQELETKVYNVFFYAGHGLPDPDGGSLFLGNELKINGIELAQILTRTGIKLGVFNACWGAQPAAVNHQAIPASSLAEVLIRHGVPAVLGMRDEIADVESHSFIQTFASSLRSRKLIDEAVATARQELLTLYKFNQPAWTLPVLYLHPDFDGELIKDVDEGVTELPNTAISDLVTPINTAYLRSLTPGGKIWLLRSGVTRIGRTKENDIIIPEIYISRHHAEILCRKTLKENTSMTTYYLQDLSTYGTTWYLSPNGWQQILREEVPLTSGMQLMFGSSKGEIWEFIREDSISRGAGPAPKSQE; this is encoded by the coding sequence ATGCTTTCGGCGAGTATAGCGATCGCCCGCCTAGTAAATACTAGCACAGATCACTTCGCTATTTGGGTAGTCAAAGCACCATATCCCAGTGGCTATGTTCTCCGTGATTGTGTTTTCTCCCCTGAACTTAATCAAGTTTGGCAAGAATGGCAACAAATGTTTGCTGGTCATAGTCCCCTGGATATTCCTTCCTATTCAATTTCTTCATCAGTTAATACATTGCCATTAGCTGTAATTTCACCCGCTGAAGGTCAAAGGACAAGTCCCTATAGTAGTCGTCTAATGCAATCCTTGGGTATCAATCTCTGGGGATGGATATTTGATGGGGCGATTCTGAATAGTTGGGAACGGAGTCGGGGTATGGCTATGGGTCAAAAGACTCAATTACGCTTTCGGTTAGAAATTCGTGATCCTGATCTAATTGCCCTCCCCTGGGAAATTATGCAGCGGGAAGTTGGACAATCCGCCATATCTCTTTCCCAAGATGTTTTATTTAGTCGTACCATCAGCGCAGTTGAACCATTACCAGAATTGCGGACTGACCGGGCGGTAAATATTCTGCTGGTGTTAGGACATAATTATAAATTACAACTAGATCAGGAAGCGTCTTTACTAAAAAAGACATTGTTAGAAGGTCATCCTGGGGGCAAAACTGCCGCTGGATACGCACCTTGTACAGTAAAAACCCTGATCCAACCGACAAAGGCAGAGTTAATTCAGGAGTTAGAAACTAAAGTTTATAATGTGTTTTTTTATGCTGGTCATGGATTACCAGATCCAGATGGAGGCTCATTATTTTTAGGAAATGAACTCAAAATTAATGGCATAGAATTAGCTCAGATTTTAACGCGAACAGGCATAAAATTGGGAGTTTTTAACGCCTGTTGGGGAGCGCAACCAGCAGCAGTTAATCACCAGGCTATCCCGGCTAGTAGTTTGGCTGAGGTGTTGATTCGTCATGGTGTGCCAGCGGTATTGGGGATGCGTGATGAAATTGCTGATGTAGAAAGTCATAGTTTTATTCAAACTTTTGCTTCCAGTTTGCGATCGCGTAAATTAATTGATGAAGCAGTGGCAACTGCTAGACAAGAACTATTGACACTGTATAAATTTAATCAACCAGCTTGGACATTACCAGTTCTCTACCTCCATCCTGATTTTGATGGAGAACTGATTAAAGATGTAGATGAAGGAGTCACAGAACTACCCAATACGGCGATTTCTGACCTAGTTACCCCCATTAATACAGCTTATTTGCGATCGCTCACACCAGGAGGCAAAATTTGGTTATTACGTTCTGGAGTTACCCGCATCGGTCGCACAAAAGAGAATGATATTATCATCCCCGAAATTTATATTTCCAGACACCACGCAGAAATTTTATGTCGGAAGACTCTCAAAGAAAATACATCCATGACCACTTATTACCTACAGGATTTGTCTACCTATGGGACAACCTGGTATTTAAGCCCTAATGGTTGGCAACAAATCCTCCGGGAAGAAGTACCTTTAACATCAGGAATGCAGTTAATGTTTGGGAGTTCTAAAGGTGAAATTTGGGAATTTATTCGGGAGGATTCCATCAGTAGGGGCGCAGGGCCTGCGCCCAAAAGTCAGGAGTAA
- a CDS encoding PrsW family glutamic-type intramembrane protease, with amino-acid sequence MTGKNARQNAFLRLVSSKVEVSESASRYLLLPGKEMVIGRDPICQIVLDAVIYRMVSRRHAVVRPVSLTTYSGYSWVICDLNSANGTFLNGEPLKGCQELHLGDRISLGADGPQFIFEYEVVAQKTMINVSKATVLSSVNYQHLSSKQDSVSFTQLFPIISTGKDLTRKAYLIPGILTVVFVVLMFATVGHPQANQVIVGSYIAFAAYYFVYQLCGKSKPWWVLLATALSTMLILLSPLLDLFIKVFRNILPGTLDATSPDGITFTELLVRMFFGAGLMEELLKILPVLGAYWIGKSLRSPWRERIGVWEPLDGILLGTASAVGFTLLETLGQYVPLISQNSGQSVGLQLLIPRILGSVAGHMAYSGYLGYFVGLAVLKPLKGKQILTVGYLSASALHALWNATGSINALFLVVVGVLSYAFLMAAILKARVLSPTRSENFATRFLDPK; translated from the coding sequence ATGACAGGCAAAAACGCAAGACAGAATGCATTTCTGCGGTTGGTGTCCAGTAAGGTCGAAGTTTCCGAGTCAGCATCTCGCTACTTGTTGCTTCCTGGTAAAGAAATGGTAATTGGACGTGACCCCATCTGCCAAATTGTCTTGGATGCCGTAATATACCGAATGGTATCTCGTCGTCATGCGGTAGTTCGTCCCGTTTCTTTAACGACCTATAGCGGCTATAGCTGGGTAATTTGTGATTTAAATAGTGCCAATGGCACTTTTTTAAATGGAGAACCCTTGAAAGGATGTCAAGAATTACATTTAGGCGATCGCATTTCCCTTGGTGCTGATGGGCCACAATTTATTTTTGAGTACGAAGTTGTTGCTCAAAAAACAATGATCAATGTCAGTAAAGCGACAGTATTATCATCTGTTAATTATCAACATCTGTCATCAAAGCAAGATTCTGTAAGCTTCACACAATTATTTCCTATTATCTCTACTGGTAAGGATCTCACTCGCAAAGCCTACCTGATTCCAGGAATCTTAACAGTAGTTTTCGTGGTATTAATGTTTGCTACGGTAGGTCATCCCCAAGCCAATCAAGTAATTGTGGGATCTTACATCGCTTTTGCTGCTTACTATTTTGTTTATCAATTGTGTGGTAAATCTAAGCCTTGGTGGGTACTCCTGGCTACGGCACTGAGTACGATGTTAATTTTACTGAGTCCTCTCTTAGATTTATTTATCAAAGTCTTCCGAAATATCTTACCTGGGACTTTGGATGCGACATCTCCAGATGGGATTACCTTCACCGAATTATTAGTACGGATGTTTTTTGGTGCTGGGTTAATGGAGGAACTCCTGAAAATACTACCAGTATTAGGAGCATATTGGATTGGCAAGTCCCTCCGATCGCCCTGGCGAGAACGGATTGGGGTTTGGGAACCGCTGGATGGTATTCTCTTGGGTACAGCTTCCGCTGTGGGGTTTACTTTACTAGAAACTCTTGGTCAATATGTACCCTTAATTTCCCAAAATTCTGGTCAATCAGTCGGTTTACAGCTACTTATTCCCCGCATTTTAGGTTCTGTGGCTGGACACATGGCTTACAGTGGGTATTTAGGCTATTTTGTGGGTTTGGCTGTGTTAAAACCCCTGAAAGGCAAGCAAATCCTCACGGTGGGTTATTTGAGCGCTTCTGCACTCCACGCTTTATGGAATGCGACGGGTTCTATTAATGCTTTGTTTTTGGTAGTAGTTGGCGTTTTATCTTATGCCTTTCTGATGGCGGCAATTCTGAAAGCACGGGTATTGTCACCTACAAGATCAGAGAACTTTGCTACTCGGTTTCTTGATCCAAAGTAA